CCTCGTGCGGATCGTGGTTGCGGCCGGGCTGGTCGGGCCGCTCCCAGGGCGCCGCCTCCACCTGGGAGACCGCTCCCGTTCTGCCGGCGGCGTCGGGCCAGACCACCTGGTCCGACGCACCGCTGTCACTACCACCACGGCCCGGACCCGGGCCCTCGCCCTCGGTCCGCTTCGGCTGAATGCCCTTGGGCCAGTTGTCGACGTGCACGCACTTCCCCCCACGGGATCGTTCCGAGCGCGTGGTCGATGCCGGACTGTCGCACTTTCCTGTACCGGACCGGGCCCCCACCCGATCCGGGGCGCCCCACCCATCACACGCACCCGGGCCAACGAATGTATGGGCGGGAAAGATGTGTATGTGTGTGACGTCAGGTGAAGGTCATCATGATGAGTGCATCTGTGGGCGGAATCCACCCGTCCTCCGGATGTGACAGCCATACTTCCGCCCGCGCCAGCTCGGCGGCGGCCCGCCGCAACGCGTCCAGCCCCGGATGGTTGAGCCCTTCGCGCCACACCAGCGAGACGGGCGACAGCGGTACGGGGTCGACGAGCGGCCGCGCGACCGTGCCCGGCATGGGCGGGAAGTCCACCACCGCCAGCACCGGTGACCTGGTCTTGGCCATGATCCGCTGGAACTCCTCCTCCCCCACGGCCAGCGGGGCGGGCGCCGCGACCTCGATCCCCCGCCCCTCGAACAGCCGCGCCGCCAGGTCCGTCCACTCCCGCGTACGGGGGTTGCCGGCCCCCGCGTAGACCCGCTCGCCCGCGAGTTCCGCCAGCGGTACGGCGTCCAGCGCGGCCAGCCGGTGGTCCTCGGGCAGGATCACCGTCATCGGCGCGTACCGCACCGGCTGCTGGGCGAGCCGCGCCCGCACCGCGGGGTCGAGCCCCGCGAACCTCCCGAACGACACGTCGAGGCGCCCCGCCAGGATCTCGGCCGCCGCATGGGTCAGCCCGCTCTCGTAGCGGGCCATCAGCTCCAGCTCCGGCGCGAGTTCCCGGGCTCGCCGCAGCACCCGTGCCCCGGTGGCCAGCCCCGGCGAGTTGAGGTCCACCAGGAGGGGCCGCACCTGCCGGAACGCGGCCACCAGCTCCTCCTGCGCCTCCAGCACCCGCCGCGCGTGGGGCACCAGCCGCTCCCCGTCCGCCGTCAACGCCACCTGCCGGGTACTGCGCACGAACAACTCCACCCCCAACTCCCGCTCCAGCCGCCGCACATCCCGGCTGAGTGCCTGCTGGGCGACGTAGAGCCGAGCGGCGGCCCGGGTGAAGTGCAGTTCCTCGGCGACGGCGAGGAACCCACGCAGAAGCCGAGGATCGACGGCGTACGGGGCAGCGGACATCCGGCGAATCTACAACCGAAGCGCGTGAATGGCGACGGAGCAGGTGTTGGACGGTGGATCAAGGAACGGGCGACGGTGAGTCACATGCCGAGACACGACCCCGACCACCCCCACATGCCCCTGCTCACCGTCACCGCGGACACCCTGGTGGCAGCCGACTTCTCTTCTCGTCGCCGCCCAGGAACCGCGCCCCGAAAGGGGCGCGGGGAACTGCGCGAGAACCCCCACCCACCCGCACCCGCCGACGAAACACACACCCCGGCCCCCTACCGCGCCCTCTTCCAGCGCCCCGGCACCCGCGGCTTCGCCGCAGCCGCCCTCCTCGCCCGCCTCCCCATGGGCATGTTCAGCGTGAGCGCGATCCTCATGATCGCCGGCGCCCACGGCTCCTACGCCCTCGCCGGCGCCGTCGTCGCCACCGGCCTCGCCGCCACCGCCCTGGTCGCCCCCTGGACCGCCCGCCTCGTGGACCGCCACGGCCAGGCCAGGATCGCCGTACCCGCCACCGCCGTCGCCCTCCTCGGTGCCCTCTTCCTGATCGCCTGCGTCCACTGGAACGCCCCGGCCTGGACCCTGTTCGCCTCCTACGCGGCCACCGCCACGGTCCCCAACACGGGCGGCATGTCCCGCGCCCGCTGGGCGCACCTCCTCAAGGACGACCCGGCCGCGCTGCACACCGCCAACTCCTTCGAACAGGCGGCGGACGAGCTCTGCTTCATGATCGGCCCGGTCGTCGCCGCCTTCCTCTGCACGACGCTGTTCGCCGAGGCCGGCACCCTGGTCGGCGGTCTGCTCTGCATGACGGGCGTCCTGTTCTTCGCCGCCCAACGCGCCACGGAGCCGCCCCCCACCGGCCGTACGACCGCGAAGTCCCCCCTGCGCGCCCCCGGCATCCCCCCGCTCCTCGCCGTCTTCCTCGCCACCGGCGCGGTCTTCGGCTCCCTGGAGGTCGTCACCATCGCCTACGCGGACGCCCGGGGCCACGCCTCCTCGGCGGGGGTGATCCTCGGCCTCCAGGCGGCCGGCTCCTGCGCGGCGGGGCTGGCCTACGGCGCGCTGCGGGTGACGGGCCCGGCGGAGCGCCGTTTCCGCCGCTGCCTGGCCGCGATGGCCGTCCTGATGGCGCTGCCCTGGCTCTCCGCCGTCGCCACCGGGTCCCTGCTGTTCCTCGCCCCGGCCCTCCTGCTCGCCGGTATGGCCACCGCCCCCACGATGGTCACCGCCATGGCCCTGGTCCAGCACCGCACCCCGCGGGGCCAGTTGAACGAGGGCATGACCCTCGCCGTCACCGGTCTGCTCGGCGGGATAGCGGGCGGCTCGGCCCTGGGCGGCTGGGTCGTGGAACACGCCCCGGCGGCGGGCGCCGGCCCGGCCTCCGACACGGTCGGCTTCGCGGTGCCGGTGGCCGCGGCGGCCCTGGCCCTGCTGGTCGCGGTGATCCGGCCGAATTCCCGCGCACCCATTGACGCGCTCTGAGCCCACCCTTACCTTCCGTCGAAGCGCTTCGACGTCATTCGTCGAAGCGATTCGACTGCACCGTTCGACGATCCACGAGTCCGAGATCCATCCGACTCCCCTGGAGGCGCGGGATGTGGGCGGCACGAAGGCGTATGACGGCGGTCGCGGCGGCGGCCCTGAGCGGGGCCCTGCTCCTGGCCTCCTGCGGCGGTTCGGACGGCGACGGTGGCGGGGACGGGAAGACGCTCCGCCTCTGGCACTACGAGGGCCCCGACAGCGCGATGGGCGTGGCCTGGAACGCGGCGATCGAGGAGTTCGAGAAGACCCATCCGGGCGTCGAGGTCGAGTTCGAGGAGAAGGGTTTCGAACAGATCCGCAAGACCGCCCCGATGGTCCTCAACTCCTCCGACGCGCCGGACCTGATGGAGTACAACAAGGGCAACGCGACGGCCGGGCTCCTCTCCAAGCAGGGCCTGCTGACCGACCTCACCCCTGAGGTCACCGCGCGCGGCTGGGACAAGAAGATCGGCGCGGGGGTCCGTACCACCAGCCAGTACGACGAGGACGGGGTCATGGGCTCCGGCAAGTGGTACGGCGTGCCGAACTACGCCGAGTACACGATGGTCTTCTACAACAAGGACCTCTTCGCCGAGCACGGCATCGCCGAGCCGACCACGTTCGCCGAACTCACCGCCGCCATGGACGAGTTCGTGAAGGCGGGCATCACCCCGCTGGCCAACGCCGGCGCCGAGTACATGGCGCAGCAGTACCTGTACCAGCTGGCGCTGAGCAAGGCGGACCGTGCCTGGGTCGACGCCTTCGAGCTGTACCGGGGCGAGGTGGACTTCCACGACGCCGCGTGGACGTACGGGGCGCGGACCTTCGCCGACTGGGTGGAGAAGGGGTACATCAGCGAGAAGTCGACGGGCACGAAGTCCGAGGACGCGGGCGTCTCGTTCATCCAGGGCAAGGCGCCGATCCTGTTCTCGGGGAGCTGGTGGTACGGCCGCTTCCAGGCGGAGAACAAGTTCGACTGGGGCACCTTCCCGTGGCCCGGCACCGACCTCACGCTCGGCTCGGGCGGCAACCTCTGGGTCGTCCCCGAGGGCGCGAAGAACAAGGAACTCGCCTACGACTTCATCGACATCACCATGTCGGAGAAGATCCAGAATCTGCTGGGCAACGAGGGCGGGGTCCCGGTGGCCGCCGACCCGGACGCCGTCACCGACCCGCGGGCCAAGGAGCTGATCGCCGACTTCAACGCCCTCGCCGAGAAGGACGCGCTGGCCTTCTACCCCGACTGGCCCGTCCCCGGCTTCTACGACGTCCTCGTCTCCGAGACCCAGAAGCTGATCACGGGCAGCGCGGACCCGGACGCCTACCTGGACGCCATCGGGGAGGCGTACGAGAAGGACGCGCCGAAGCGATGACGGTGACCGTCGAACGGGGGGCGGCGGCCGGTGCGAAGCGCCCGGCCGGCCGCTCCCGCCACCGGCCGCGCCGCCCCGGCGACTCCTACGCCCTGTTCCTCCTCCCGGGCGCCCTCGCGTTCCTCGCCGTCGTCGTGGTCCCGTTCCTGATGAACACGGGGGTGAGCTTCACCGACTGGCAGGGGGTGGGCAGCCCCGAGTGGTCCGGTCTCGCCAACTACCGGGAGCTGGTCGGCGACGAGGACTTCTGGGCGTCGTTCCGGCACAGCCTGTTCATGGTGGTCGCCATGGCCGCCGTGCCGACCGCGCTCGGGCTGGTGCTGGCGGC
This genomic stretch from Streptomyces deccanensis harbors:
- a CDS encoding LysR family transcriptional regulator, producing MSAAPYAVDPRLLRGFLAVAEELHFTRAAARLYVAQQALSRDVRRLERELGVELFVRSTRQVALTADGERLVPHARRVLEAQEELVAAFRQVRPLLVDLNSPGLATGARVLRRARELAPELELMARYESGLTHAAAEILAGRLDVSFGRFAGLDPAVRARLAQQPVRYAPMTVILPEDHRLAALDAVPLAELAGERVYAGAGNPRTREWTDLAARLFEGRGIEVAAPAPLAVGEEEFQRIMAKTRSPVLAVVDFPPMPGTVARPLVDPVPLSPVSLVWREGLNHPGLDALRRAAAELARAEVWLSHPEDGWIPPTDALIMMTFT
- a CDS encoding MFS transporter, which produces MPRHDPDHPHMPLLTVTADTLVAADFSSRRRPGTAPRKGRGELRENPHPPAPADETHTPAPYRALFQRPGTRGFAAAALLARLPMGMFSVSAILMIAGAHGSYALAGAVVATGLAATALVAPWTARLVDRHGQARIAVPATAVALLGALFLIACVHWNAPAWTLFASYAATATVPNTGGMSRARWAHLLKDDPAALHTANSFEQAADELCFMIGPVVAAFLCTTLFAEAGTLVGGLLCMTGVLFFAAQRATEPPPTGRTTAKSPLRAPGIPPLLAVFLATGAVFGSLEVVTIAYADARGHASSAGVILGLQAAGSCAAGLAYGALRVTGPAERRFRRCLAAMAVLMALPWLSAVATGSLLFLAPALLLAGMATAPTMVTAMALVQHRTPRGQLNEGMTLAVTGLLGGIAGGSALGGWVVEHAPAAGAGPASDTVGFAVPVAAAALALLVAVIRPNSRAPIDAL
- a CDS encoding ABC transporter substrate-binding protein, with protein sequence MWAARRRMTAVAAAALSGALLLASCGGSDGDGGGDGKTLRLWHYEGPDSAMGVAWNAAIEEFEKTHPGVEVEFEEKGFEQIRKTAPMVLNSSDAPDLMEYNKGNATAGLLSKQGLLTDLTPEVTARGWDKKIGAGVRTTSQYDEDGVMGSGKWYGVPNYAEYTMVFYNKDLFAEHGIAEPTTFAELTAAMDEFVKAGITPLANAGAEYMAQQYLYQLALSKADRAWVDAFELYRGEVDFHDAAWTYGARTFADWVEKGYISEKSTGTKSEDAGVSFIQGKAPILFSGSWWYGRFQAENKFDWGTFPWPGTDLTLGSGGNLWVVPEGAKNKELAYDFIDITMSEKIQNLLGNEGGVPVAADPDAVTDPRAKELIADFNALAEKDALAFYPDWPVPGFYDVLVSETQKLITGSADPDAYLDAIGEAYEKDAPKR